In a single window of the Pongo abelii isolate AG06213 chromosome 1, NHGRI_mPonAbe1-v2.0_pri, whole genome shotgun sequence genome:
- the CIMAP2 gene encoding ciliary microtubule-associated protein 2 isoform X4: MPPELMAGTASAPWPPSGSPGRPSGCRATGGARLRPGLRPTVQGSCCPPRSHARPRERGCPPTHRAEPGGEPEEWGPAVRRSWAFSPPHAYCSSLRRVLLPSKFDISAVYPNRKKFSTFTEAPYSTRYSTQMSHIGPGTYSSKETCFSKKKLMKEVDTGWAKAQEATRLTQLPHFQYQAILKEKRLKEQKLGPGSYNLKDFLEQLQEKPCSTRGLLSSGEVRFRGLIGKKKPRELMNFKSFVEELNSRHNKKHGVFSKLPRNPKTPTERIYWANLSQCPRTLATSGPSFWLPQEKKCKLVNQPPFLLTSKGSGAKACQMIMGSWNPVGVGRYLNTWLMETKDRRQRYRSLFLSGSKRYLSDLARDMLMQERITPFTKGKCPPTVDYNSDPTP, translated from the exons ATGCCGCCGGAGCTCATGGCTGGAACCGCGTCGGCTCCATGGCCACCAAGTGGTTCACCGGGGCGCCCTTCGGGGTGCAGAGCCACAGGTGGGGCCCGTTTGCGTCCTGGGCTCAGGCCCACGGTCCAAGGCAGCTGCTGCCCACCCCGAAGCCACGCTCGGCCTCGGGAGAGAGGGTGTCCACCTACACACAGGGCTGAGCCTGGAGGGGAACCAGAGGAGTGGGGGCCGGCAGTGAGGAGGAGCTGGGCTTTCTCTCCCCCTCATGCTTACTGCTCTTCCCTGCGCAGGGTTCTTTTACCATCTAA GTTTGACATCTCTGCTGTTTATCCCAACCGGAAGAAGTTCAGCACCTTCACTGAGGCCCCATACTCCACGCGTTATTCTACCCAAATG TCCCACATAGGCCCTGGGACTTACAGCTCCAAGGAGACCTGCTTCAGCAAGAAGAAGCTGATGAAGGAGGTGGACACAGGCTGGGCCAAGGCCCAGGAAGCCACGCGGCTGACCCAGCTACCCCACTTCCAGTACCAGGCCATCCTGAAAGAGAAGCGGCTGAAG GAGCAAAAGCTGGGGCCCGGCTCCTACAACCTCAAAGACTTCTTAGAACAGCTGCAGGAGAAACCATGTAGCACCCGGGGGCTGCTCAGCTCTGGGGAGGTTCGCTTCCGAGGACTCATCGGG aaaaaaaagccCAGGGAACTGATGAATTTCAAGAGCTTCGTAGAAGAACTTAACTCACGTCACAATAAGAAGCATGGGGTTTTTTCTAAACTTCCCCGAAACCCGAAAACCCCTACAGAGAGGATTTACTGGGCCAACCTTAGCCAGTGCCCCCGCACACTG GCCACATCTGGCCCCAGTTTCTGGCTTCCACAAGAGAAGAAATGCAAACTTGTCAACCAGCCCCCATTCCTGTTGACCTCCAAAGGGTCAGGCGCAAAGGCCTGCCAGATGATTATGGGAAGCTGG AACCCAGTAGGTGTGGGCCGCTACCTCAACACCTGGTTGATGGAGACAAAGGACAGGCGGCAGCGATATCGATCCCTATTCCTGAGTGGATCCAAACGCTACCTCTCAGACCTGGCCCGGGACATGCTCATGCA
- the CIMAP2 gene encoding ciliary microtubule-associated protein 2 isoform X3, with product MRESQDAAGAHGWNRVGSMATKWFTGAPFGVQSHRFDISAVYPNRKKFSTFTEAPYSTRYSTQMSHIGPGTYSSKETCFSKKKLMKEVDTGWAKAQEATRLTQLPHFQYQAILKEKRLKEQKLGPGSYNLKDFLEQLQEKPCSTRGLLSSGEVRFRGLIGNYYPGPGNYGEKGNPYTKLEENAWNRSHSEGLMCRMSNKLHPRPHQGSGLGPGTYSFKSDLETYVARSIGTRGPYDTFSGDRSKPLPYGHYSTQKKKPRELMNFKSFVEELNSRHNKKHGVFSKLPRNPKTPTERIYWANLSQCPRTLATSGPSFWLPQEKKCKLVNQPPFLLTSKGSGAKACQMIMGSWNPVGVGRYLNTWLMETKDRRQRYRSLFLSGSKRYLSDLARDMLMQERITPFTKGKCPPTVDYNSDPTP from the exons ATGAGGGAAAGCCAGGATGCCGCCGGAGCTCATGGCTGGAACCGCGTCGGCTCCATGGCCACCAAGTGGTTCACCGGGGCGCCCTTCGGGGTGCAGAGCCACAG GTTTGACATCTCTGCTGTTTATCCCAACCGGAAGAAGTTCAGCACCTTCACTGAGGCCCCATACTCCACGCGTTATTCTACCCAAATG TCCCACATAGGCCCTGGGACTTACAGCTCCAAGGAGACCTGCTTCAGCAAGAAGAAGCTGATGAAGGAGGTGGACACAGGCTGGGCCAAGGCCCAGGAAGCCACGCGGCTGACCCAGCTACCCCACTTCCAGTACCAGGCCATCCTGAAAGAGAAGCGGCTGAAG GAGCAAAAGCTGGGGCCCGGCTCCTACAACCTCAAAGACTTCTTAGAACAGCTGCAGGAGAAACCATGTAGCACCCGGGGGCTGCTCAGCTCTGGGGAGGTTCGCTTCCGAGGACTCATCGGG AACTACTATCCAGGCCCTGGAAATTATGGGGAAAAGGGTAACCCATACACCAAGCTGGAGGAGAATGCCTGGAACCGGTCCCATTCCGAGGGCCTCATGTGCAGGATGAGCAACAAGCTGCACCCCCGGCCTCATCAG GGGAGTGGTCTGGGACCCGGCACCTACTCCTTCAAAAGCGACCTTGAGACATATGTGGCACGATCCATCGGCACCCGCGGCCCCTATGACACTTTCTCTGGTGATCGGAGCAAGCCACTGCCTTATGGGCACTACTCCACACAG aaaaaaaagccCAGGGAACTGATGAATTTCAAGAGCTTCGTAGAAGAACTTAACTCACGTCACAATAAGAAGCATGGGGTTTTTTCTAAACTTCCCCGAAACCCGAAAACCCCTACAGAGAGGATTTACTGGGCCAACCTTAGCCAGTGCCCCCGCACACTG GCCACATCTGGCCCCAGTTTCTGGCTTCCACAAGAGAAGAAATGCAAACTTGTCAACCAGCCCCCATTCCTGTTGACCTCCAAAGGGTCAGGCGCAAAGGCCTGCCAGATGATTATGGGAAGCTGG AACCCAGTAGGTGTGGGCCGCTACCTCAACACCTGGTTGATGGAGACAAAGGACAGGCGGCAGCGATATCGATCCCTATTCCTGAGTGGATCCAAACGCTACCTCTCAGACCTGGCCCGGGACATGCTCATGCA
- the CIMAP2 gene encoding ciliary microtubule-associated protein 2 isoform X2 → MPPELMAGTASAPWPPSGSPGRPSGCRATGGARLRPGLRPTVQGSCCPPRSHARPRERGCPPTHRAEPGGEPEEWGPAVRRSWAFSPPHAYCSSLRRVLLPSKFDISAVYPNRKKFSTFTEAPYSTRYSTQMSHIGPGTYSSKETCFSKKKLMKEVDTGWAKAQEATRLTQLPHFQYQAILKEKRLKEQKLGPGSYNLKDFLEQLQEKPCSTRGLLSSGEVRFRGLIGNYYPGPGNYGEKGNPYTKLEENAWNRSHSEGLMCRMSNKLHPRPHQGSGLGPGTYSFKSDLETYVARSIGTRGPYDTFSGDRSKPLPYGHYSTQKKKPRELMNFKSFVEELNSRHNKKHGVFSKLPRNPKTPTERIYWANLSQCPRTLATSGPSFWLPQEKKCKLVNQPPFLLTSKGSGAKACQMIMGSWNPVGVGRYLNTWLMETKDRRQRYRSLFLSGSKRYLSDLARDMLMQRSIILRTQLSQ, encoded by the exons ATGCCGCCGGAGCTCATGGCTGGAACCGCGTCGGCTCCATGGCCACCAAGTGGTTCACCGGGGCGCCCTTCGGGGTGCAGAGCCACAGGTGGGGCCCGTTTGCGTCCTGGGCTCAGGCCCACGGTCCAAGGCAGCTGCTGCCCACCCCGAAGCCACGCTCGGCCTCGGGAGAGAGGGTGTCCACCTACACACAGGGCTGAGCCTGGAGGGGAACCAGAGGAGTGGGGGCCGGCAGTGAGGAGGAGCTGGGCTTTCTCTCCCCCTCATGCTTACTGCTCTTCCCTGCGCAGGGTTCTTTTACCATCTAA GTTTGACATCTCTGCTGTTTATCCCAACCGGAAGAAGTTCAGCACCTTCACTGAGGCCCCATACTCCACGCGTTATTCTACCCAAATG TCCCACATAGGCCCTGGGACTTACAGCTCCAAGGAGACCTGCTTCAGCAAGAAGAAGCTGATGAAGGAGGTGGACACAGGCTGGGCCAAGGCCCAGGAAGCCACGCGGCTGACCCAGCTACCCCACTTCCAGTACCAGGCCATCCTGAAAGAGAAGCGGCTGAAG GAGCAAAAGCTGGGGCCCGGCTCCTACAACCTCAAAGACTTCTTAGAACAGCTGCAGGAGAAACCATGTAGCACCCGGGGGCTGCTCAGCTCTGGGGAGGTTCGCTTCCGAGGACTCATCGGG AACTACTATCCAGGCCCTGGAAATTATGGGGAAAAGGGTAACCCATACACCAAGCTGGAGGAGAATGCCTGGAACCGGTCCCATTCCGAGGGCCTCATGTGCAGGATGAGCAACAAGCTGCACCCCCGGCCTCATCAG GGGAGTGGTCTGGGACCCGGCACCTACTCCTTCAAAAGCGACCTTGAGACATATGTGGCACGATCCATCGGCACCCGCGGCCCCTATGACACTTTCTCTGGTGATCGGAGCAAGCCACTGCCTTATGGGCACTACTCCACACAG aaaaaaaagccCAGGGAACTGATGAATTTCAAGAGCTTCGTAGAAGAACTTAACTCACGTCACAATAAGAAGCATGGGGTTTTTTCTAAACTTCCCCGAAACCCGAAAACCCCTACAGAGAGGATTTACTGGGCCAACCTTAGCCAGTGCCCCCGCACACTG GCCACATCTGGCCCCAGTTTCTGGCTTCCACAAGAGAAGAAATGCAAACTTGTCAACCAGCCCCCATTCCTGTTGACCTCCAAAGGGTCAGGCGCAAAGGCCTGCCAGATGATTATGGGAAGCTGG AACCCAGTAGGTGTGGGCCGCTACCTCAACACCTGGTTGATGGAGACAAAGGACAGGCGGCAGCGATATCGATCCCTATTCCTGAGTGGATCCAAACGCTACCTCTCAGACCTGGCCCGGGACATGCTCATGCA
- the CIMAP2 gene encoding ciliary microtubule-associated protein 2 isoform X1, with product MPPELMAGTASAPWPPSGSPGRPSGCRATGGARLRPGLRPTVQGSCCPPRSHARPRERGCPPTHRAEPGGEPEEWGPAVRRSWAFSPPHAYCSSLRRVLLPSKFDISAVYPNRKKFSTFTEAPYSTRYSTQMSHIGPGTYSSKETCFSKKKLMKEVDTGWAKAQEATRLTQLPHFQYQAILKEKRLKEQKLGPGSYNLKDFLEQLQEKPCSTRGLLSSGEVRFRGLIGNYYPGPGNYGEKGNPYTKLEENAWNRSHSEGLMCRMSNKLHPRPHQGSGLGPGTYSFKSDLETYVARSIGTRGPYDTFSGDRSKPLPYGHYSTQKKKPRELMNFKSFVEELNSRHNKKHGVFSKLPRNPKTPTERIYWANLSQCPRTLATSGPSFWLPQEKKCKLVNQPPFLLTSKGSGAKACQMIMGSWNPVGVGRYLNTWLMETKDRRQRYRSLFLSGSKRYLSDLARDMLMQERITPFTKGKCPPTVDYNSDPTP from the exons ATGCCGCCGGAGCTCATGGCTGGAACCGCGTCGGCTCCATGGCCACCAAGTGGTTCACCGGGGCGCCCTTCGGGGTGCAGAGCCACAGGTGGGGCCCGTTTGCGTCCTGGGCTCAGGCCCACGGTCCAAGGCAGCTGCTGCCCACCCCGAAGCCACGCTCGGCCTCGGGAGAGAGGGTGTCCACCTACACACAGGGCTGAGCCTGGAGGGGAACCAGAGGAGTGGGGGCCGGCAGTGAGGAGGAGCTGGGCTTTCTCTCCCCCTCATGCTTACTGCTCTTCCCTGCGCAGGGTTCTTTTACCATCTAA GTTTGACATCTCTGCTGTTTATCCCAACCGGAAGAAGTTCAGCACCTTCACTGAGGCCCCATACTCCACGCGTTATTCTACCCAAATG TCCCACATAGGCCCTGGGACTTACAGCTCCAAGGAGACCTGCTTCAGCAAGAAGAAGCTGATGAAGGAGGTGGACACAGGCTGGGCCAAGGCCCAGGAAGCCACGCGGCTGACCCAGCTACCCCACTTCCAGTACCAGGCCATCCTGAAAGAGAAGCGGCTGAAG GAGCAAAAGCTGGGGCCCGGCTCCTACAACCTCAAAGACTTCTTAGAACAGCTGCAGGAGAAACCATGTAGCACCCGGGGGCTGCTCAGCTCTGGGGAGGTTCGCTTCCGAGGACTCATCGGG AACTACTATCCAGGCCCTGGAAATTATGGGGAAAAGGGTAACCCATACACCAAGCTGGAGGAGAATGCCTGGAACCGGTCCCATTCCGAGGGCCTCATGTGCAGGATGAGCAACAAGCTGCACCCCCGGCCTCATCAG GGGAGTGGTCTGGGACCCGGCACCTACTCCTTCAAAAGCGACCTTGAGACATATGTGGCACGATCCATCGGCACCCGCGGCCCCTATGACACTTTCTCTGGTGATCGGAGCAAGCCACTGCCTTATGGGCACTACTCCACACAG aaaaaaaagccCAGGGAACTGATGAATTTCAAGAGCTTCGTAGAAGAACTTAACTCACGTCACAATAAGAAGCATGGGGTTTTTTCTAAACTTCCCCGAAACCCGAAAACCCCTACAGAGAGGATTTACTGGGCCAACCTTAGCCAGTGCCCCCGCACACTG GCCACATCTGGCCCCAGTTTCTGGCTTCCACAAGAGAAGAAATGCAAACTTGTCAACCAGCCCCCATTCCTGTTGACCTCCAAAGGGTCAGGCGCAAAGGCCTGCCAGATGATTATGGGAAGCTGG AACCCAGTAGGTGTGGGCCGCTACCTCAACACCTGGTTGATGGAGACAAAGGACAGGCGGCAGCGATATCGATCCCTATTCCTGAGTGGATCCAAACGCTACCTCTCAGACCTGGCCCGGGACATGCTCATGCA
- the CIMAP2 gene encoding ciliary microtubule-associated protein 2 isoform X5, with the protein MPPELMAGTASAPWPPSGSPGRPSGCRATGGARLRPGLRPTVQGSCCPPRSHARPRERGCPPTHRAEPGGEPEEWGPAVRRSWAFSPPHAYCSSLRRVLLPSKFDISAVYPNRKKFSTFTEAPYSTRYSTQMSHIGPGTYSSKETCFSKKKLMKEVDTGWAKAQEATRLTQLPHFQYQAILKEKRLKEQKLGPGSYNLKDFLEQLQEKPCSTRGLLSSGEVRFRGLIGNYYPGPGNYGEKGNPYTKLEENAWNRSHSEGLMCRMSNKLHPRPHQGSGLGPGTYSFKSDLETYVARSIGTRGPYDTFSGDRSKPLPYGHYSTQISFRFTVKLSGKYKEFPYTHCPLHTTHSLPHQHPTAAWSVCCS; encoded by the exons ATGCCGCCGGAGCTCATGGCTGGAACCGCGTCGGCTCCATGGCCACCAAGTGGTTCACCGGGGCGCCCTTCGGGGTGCAGAGCCACAGGTGGGGCCCGTTTGCGTCCTGGGCTCAGGCCCACGGTCCAAGGCAGCTGCTGCCCACCCCGAAGCCACGCTCGGCCTCGGGAGAGAGGGTGTCCACCTACACACAGGGCTGAGCCTGGAGGGGAACCAGAGGAGTGGGGGCCGGCAGTGAGGAGGAGCTGGGCTTTCTCTCCCCCTCATGCTTACTGCTCTTCCCTGCGCAGGGTTCTTTTACCATCTAA GTTTGACATCTCTGCTGTTTATCCCAACCGGAAGAAGTTCAGCACCTTCACTGAGGCCCCATACTCCACGCGTTATTCTACCCAAATG TCCCACATAGGCCCTGGGACTTACAGCTCCAAGGAGACCTGCTTCAGCAAGAAGAAGCTGATGAAGGAGGTGGACACAGGCTGGGCCAAGGCCCAGGAAGCCACGCGGCTGACCCAGCTACCCCACTTCCAGTACCAGGCCATCCTGAAAGAGAAGCGGCTGAAG GAGCAAAAGCTGGGGCCCGGCTCCTACAACCTCAAAGACTTCTTAGAACAGCTGCAGGAGAAACCATGTAGCACCCGGGGGCTGCTCAGCTCTGGGGAGGTTCGCTTCCGAGGACTCATCGGG AACTACTATCCAGGCCCTGGAAATTATGGGGAAAAGGGTAACCCATACACCAAGCTGGAGGAGAATGCCTGGAACCGGTCCCATTCCGAGGGCCTCATGTGCAGGATGAGCAACAAGCTGCACCCCCGGCCTCATCAG GGGAGTGGTCTGGGACCCGGCACCTACTCCTTCAAAAGCGACCTTGAGACATATGTGGCACGATCCATCGGCACCCGCGGCCCCTATGACACTTTCTCTGGTGATCGGAGCAAGCCACTGCCTTATGGGCACTACTCCACACAG atcagtttcaggttcacagtaaaattgagtggaaagtacaaGGAGTTCCCATATACCCACTGCCCTCTCCACACCACGCACAGCCTCCCCCACCAACATCCCACAGCAGCCTGGTCTGTTTGCTGCAGTTGA